CAAGTGTATGCAGCGTGTAGCAAATCAAAAGTATATTTGGCTTGGTTGGAGGCTTGGAGCTGAGGCAGACAAGGGGCAGCATGGGATGCTTCCAACCACGTTCTCTTCATCACTCGATCCATCAGCAGTTCCAGCACAGGTCGCCCGGCCTAGCTATCACCTCCCCCGTcatttttttctcttccaattccGCTCCGAATTTGTTTTTCAGCCTTGCTGATTTCATTTTGTCTGTTATAGTATTATTTGAGTCCTTTACAATCCGATTGCAGACAACGCTGCAAGAAGCTAGGAGGAGTAAACCAAATAAAATTCTGTATAGAAGCCGATGATGCATGTTGAGTAGAAAGGTGACCTTTAAAGTTtgccatcttttttttttgtatgaAGAATTCTGGGGCGAGTGAAGGCTATTAGCATGCACCAACTCCCTGTATTCTTCCAACGTTGTCAATGATTTTTTTTGAGTGAAAACGTTGTCAATGATTGCAGTGACTTCCGAACGATGCCTCCCTGTACTCTTCCACAACGAGACCAACTCCAGCGAATCAGTCTTAACCGCGATATGTTCTCTAGTGCCCTCTGGGATTAATCGAATGCCATCCATGAGGATGAGGGACTCTTCTTCCGCCAGTAGGCCTACCCAAGCTGACGCCGCCTGGAAATTGCCATCACTGCCAGTCTGCCACGCACCACAACCTCGGTCGCTCCCGTGCATGTCTCATGCAAGAAGGCCTTGTCTATATCCATCACGCAGTTTGCTGAATTCCACTCTCAATGCTACCGAAGCTGGTGGTATAGAGAGCTGAAAAGTGAAAACAGGCCTCCAGTGCCCCCTTCCACCGCTGCTCCTGGGTCGATTATGGGTGTCTTGCCATGCCATGCCGACGATCATTTCCGCTGAACCATAAAGACTACATGCCACATATATAGTATTACACCTCTATCTTCCTCCTTGCAATAGAAATTCTCTAGCGGCCGGGTCCCTTGTCTAGGATCTGACATAGTCGGGGAAGCTTGATCTCTATGAGGGTCCTAAGCTTATCATAGAAACATACAGTGTAGTAGACTATGTGAGGGCGTGATATGTAGTTTCGTCCTCTATCCCACCGAAACCACACGTCCCTATTGGATCTATATGCATGCGGTGTAGATTTGCTCGGCAAGGAATGAAATCACGGGAAACTCTCCACCAGAAAACCCTGGCCTTATTCGGGAGCCGGGACCTTGCGTCTCCAAAGCTTGTGCCAATGTGGATCATTGTTGGCCGCTGAATGTGATGTTTGTTCTTTACCATGGTCTCTCCCTTGAGTTTTCTCCACTAGCATTTAATGATCTTCTTCTTTTATGAAGTTAATTACcattataaggccttgtttagttcacccaaaaacaaaaaacttttcaagatttactgtcacatcgaatcttgcggcccatgcacggagcattaaatataaatggaaacagaaattaattgcacagtttgtctataaatcacgagacgaatcttttaagcctagttactctatgattggataatgtttgtcaaataaaaacgaaaatgctacagtgtcaaaatccaaaaacttttcgaatctaaacaaggcctaagtttagCTCAACATGCAAGTCATCTACATCATCTTTCACTAACTATTCACGGCATCATTCACTAAACAGCCATAAGTCATGTTATTCCACTAACTTCTAACATATTAACTGCAAGCTTTCATATCATCTATACTTTAATTTTATTCTAAATTCTTGGCAATGGCCGCAGAGGGGACGCAGAAGAAGAAAGGAGGGGAAAAAAAACGTGCTGGATTTCCACGGACACCCGAGAGCCAAGCGGAAGGGATAACCTTCCCGCGCGGGGGCGTGACGTGGCTGCGTCGGCGCCCCTGGTCTGCAGATTGGCACCCGCTCGCTGGAGGAGCCGAGATATGCTACTCTGTCAGTTTATCCTGCACCGGGAGCGCCGGCGTCTCATCTGAATTTCACACGAGCAACACTACCAAAAAGCAGCATCGCCTATTGCTGACTGCATTTCGCAGAACTTTGCACGATTCCTGGACATGACacacatcttttttttttttttggaaaaggaCTGACGAACGTGAACTGAAGCTGAATCTTTATACGAGAAGCGCCGAGCTCTGTCAATATTCTCTGTGCACTTGTAGCCGTCAGTTGAGTGTTGGATACTTGCATTGGATGCGAGCTATAGGATATCAGAGGCAGAGTTGGCAGCAGCGCCGTCGTCCACAGAAGCTGGAGGAGGAGCGTCGCAAGCCACTCCAGTCCAGGATGCTCTGATGAGGGCCTCTCCCTCCATCCAGGATGTGGCTTATCTGCCACGCCGGACGTCGGCGGGGCCCGCGAAAGGACCGTCCTTTGGACGCCATTGCCTCCTGATCCTATATagccgtcgtcgtcatcatcctATCCCCCCGCCAGCCTCCCGTATTTGACATGCGTGAGTGCCTCGGCTTCCTCCAGTAGTCCAGTGTCCAGCCCCTCATCCCTCCGCTCCGGTCCGCACAGCACAAGGGAGCAGCCGGCAGCAGCACAGGTAAGCTTGTCTTCGTCTCCGATCCAGTGTaatcttttgtttttgtttggATTTGTGATGATGACGACGAACGATGGTTATGCGGTCTGTCGGAATATATACGCAGTTAGCATGAATTGCTCGAAACAAGGATGCTTGTCTTTTATAAAGATATATACTGGAAAAGCTTGTTCTCGTTGCTTCAGATGGCCTGTCTCTGAATATTGTCCTTATTATTTACTTATATATGTTGAACGAATTTGTATGTATATCTGAATATTTGTCCTACACACATGTAGTAGAAAGTGTTTGCGTGGTTCACTGACATGTAGCCTAAAGGCGTATTGGCCTAAGGATAAGTATAGCTTTGGTTGCCAAGTTCAGTGCACTATGCTGACAGGAAAAGATCTTATCTGTTGCTTGCCTTGGATAAAGAAGTATTAGTGCATATTATGTTAGTGTTTAAGTCATTGCCAATGCACAAGTAAATTAGGGAACAAGTAACTAGCTAGCACTAGCAGGCTGTACACGCAAGCACAATTCAGGAAAGCTGGAAAGAAATGGACTACTAGTCTGCTACgtaacagttttttttttgaaagcacGTCGGACGACGTGTGCTACGTAACAGTTTCAGAAGAATTTAGTTAACAAGTTTTCAGCTAATAGGTGGGCCTGTATGGATCCAGGCCCATTAGCAAGCCCACGCAAGCTTGCAATTTGTTAttaatcaaaaaaataaaaagagagagagagaacacgTCAGCAGAGCTGCTGCTTGAGAATTGAGCttgactgactgactgactcCTCTCCCTGCACCAGTGCTGCGGCAAAGCTAAGATGGCAGACTACGTGTATGGCCCCGGGCGGAACCACCTGTTCGTTCCGGGCCCGGTGAACATCCCGGACCCCGTGATCCGCGCCATGAACCGGCAGAACGAGGACTACCGCTCGCCGGCGATCCCGGCGCTCACCAAGGTCCTCCTCGAGGACGTGAAGAGGATCTTCAAAACCACCACCGGCACGCCGTTCCTGATCCCGACCACCGGCACCGGCGCGTGGGAGAGCGCGCTGACCAACACGCTGTCCCCGGGCGACCGCATCGTCTCGTTCCTCATCGGGCAGTTCAGCCTGCTGTGGATCGACCAGCAGCAGCGCCTGGGCTTCGACGTGGACGTGGTGGAGAGCGACTGGGGCCACGGCGCCGACCTCGACGCGCTGGAGCGGAAGCTCCGCGACGACACCCTCCACACCATCAAGGCCGTCGCCATCGTGCACAACGAGACGGCCACGGGCGTCACCAACGACCTCGCCGCCGTGCGCACGCTGCTGGACGCGTACGCCCACCCGGCGCTGCTGCTGGTGGACGGCGTGTCGTCCATCTGCGCGCTGGACTTCCGCATGGACGagtggggcgtcgacgtcgcgcTCACGGGGTCGCAGAAGGCGCTGTCGATGCCGACAGGGATGGGCATCGTGTGCGCTAGCTCCAAGGCGCTGGAGGCCAGCAAGGCGGCGAGGTCCGTGCGCGTCTTCTTCGACTGGAAGGACTACCTCAGGTTCTACGAGATGGGCACGTACTGGCCATACACGCCATCCATCCAGCTCCTCTACGGACTCCGCACCGCGCTCGACCTCATCTTCGAGGAAGGGCTCGACAATGTCGTCAAGAGGCACAATCGTCTTGGAACAGCCACCAGGTACGGTACGGTTCACGGTTGGGTGGTGTTTTCTTGCATGCATGCCCACCAGGTGTTCGATCGACTCATATGGTCATGGATTGGATTGGTTCATTGCATGAATATGAAATGAAATGCAGGTTCGCCGTGGAGGCGTGGGGGCTCAAGAACTGCTGCCAGAAGGAGGAGTGTTTCAGTGACACGGTCACCGCCGTCGTCGTGCCGCCATACATCGACAGCGCCGAGATCGTCAAGCACGCGTGGAAGCGGTACAACCTCAGCCTTGGCCTCGGCCTTAACAAGGTCGCCGGGAAGGTCTTCAGGATCGGCCATCTCGGCAACCTCAACGAGGTACTTATGATTAGCTGTGCTCTGCACTGCAATTTGCAACATTGGCAATTGCTAACCAATCAACGAAACATATACTTTGTTGCCAGCTGCAACTCCTGGGATGCCTGAGCGGTGTGGAGATGGTGCTCAAGGACGTGGGGTACCCGGTGAAGCTCGGCAGTGGAgtggcggccgcggcggcgtacCTGTCGAATTCCACGCCTCTGATCCCGTCCAGGATCTGAAAACAAGGCACGACAGCACAAAGAAGGCCGGCGGCCGGCGACGACGACTACGACGACGAATGGACTGCGGACAGACAAATAAACGAACAAAATGTGCAGACATCTCCGCCTCTGCTGCCTTTGCAGAGCATCTGCTTGCCTGCAGTAACGAACTAGTATTGGCTATACTCTCTGTATGTACAGTTAATTTCCACACTCAGCTGTTGGTCTGTTGCTACCGGGTATAATTTTGTGAAGTACAGCTTTAATTAAACTTCGAAGTAGTCTCCATGTATAGCCCTGCCCAGATTTAACTATATTTGATCATAGTAGCAATCAACTCTGCTTCTTGCCATCACGTAGTTTTTTTTCTTGAGTCTGAACTGAAATAGGACGTGCTGTTCTTACTAGTTACTAACaacaaaaaatatatactaCTAATAGAAATTAGTATATTTGCTCGTATTAAATCTTTGCGTGATCATAGAACAAGCAGTATGCAGTACTTACTACATGAATAAGTCTTACAAATACTGTAACTCAATGTAAAAATGGTGCTAATGAAAAGCACGAAAGACAATCAAAACTTAGTACATAATGGAACTCCAAGCAGCAAGTGGCAGTTGCGATGAAGAGCTTCAGGCAGCTTTGGCAAGCTGGCCGAGCTCCCTGTCGACGGCGACCTTGAGGAAGCTGCCTTCCTCGACGACCATCTGCACGGGGAGGAAGCCGAGCCCGTTGGCCACTGCGAGCATCACCTCCTTCATCTCCGCCCGGAACTCATGGCGGTCCACCATCCCGCTGCCGTCCCTGTCGAACCGCGCGAAGAGACTGCGGTACAGCCCTGCGAGCTCGTCGGGCGCCACCGCGGCCTCGTCCACGCCGAAATGCTTCTCCAGCACACGCAGGCTCATGAGCTCCCCTGCCATCTCGGCGTAGGTGAGCAGGCCGTCGTGGTCGGCGTCCAGCGCGGCGAACCGGCCGTCCACCGAGGAGTTGAAGGCGCCTTCGTCCTCGACGAAGCTCCGCACCGTGCTCCCGTCTAGGATCTCCACGCTCATCTTCGGATTCTCTCGGTGTTCTTGGGATTGTGTTGGTGTGAGAGTTTGCTCTGATCTGGGCTGTGGCTGGTGAGATGGTATCGTTCTGGTTTTTTATAGGGTCGCGAGCGGGGTCATACGATTGGCCACTCTACCGTGCCTGGAAGGCGCGTTTGGCCCGACGGTTTTTGCTGATGGGTTAGATTGGGCCGGTGGGTTTTGACGCAGGTCAGATGCGCGTTTCGGCGACGCGAAGATTTCAGTTCTTTGGGCCATGCAGGTGTGGCCGTTGTTTCATCGTGGCACCGTTGGACCTGTGGAGAAAACGTGTGCCAGGTCGGTGGCGGTTGTCGGTTGGGCAGTCCGACAACGAAGACTAGACTTTCAACAGGTGAGGTGAGCGCGTGCCAGCCGACTAGCAAACACGGGTGGATCCCGGAACAGAATTTCTAGCGCCTCTCAAGTCTCAAACTTGTAGCTCAGTCATGTCTTTTAACAAAGAAAACAATACGGTTTTAAGCAAAAGGAATCTACACTGAAGTTTAGTAGCACGCATAATAACCAATTCTACACAAAAAAACAATCCTAGCATCATTTGTCATCCAAAAGGAGCAAATTGCTGTCGAATTGGAAGAATGTGTTTCTTAGTGTCCACGTATATTTGCAACCGTGTTTAATGTCGTAGCAAGTTGTTCTACTTGTGTTGATGTGGTTTTGTGCTTCGGGAGGACATGAAGTTCCGTTACTTTTGATAATACACTAGTACCAAAAGGCCAATTATTATTGGTTTTAAGAGCCTGTCAGTGCCAAACTTTGGCGCCAACAGTGCGTAGTCGATAGTGATATATATATGGTGAGGGGTTACCATTATTGATGCTACAACTGATAGTAATCTCCTACACAGTGGCGAATCTAGGATTTTACCCAAGGGTATGTtgtccaaaaaaattttatgtATAATTTAGTAAATATATTTTAGCCATTCGATAACAATGGTAGAATTTGCAACGTGATTTGGTATAAACGCACTAATATTACATGATAAGGCTTAAATTCAAGAATGAAGGTAAAATCATTCACTAAATACAATAAAAGGACTTCAAAAAGCTATACCGATAGTTCAAATAAATGCATAAAAGAGTTTTAAAGAATTATAGGCATAAAAGAGTAACAGTATAATGTTATTTTTCTAAACACTTTCAAAGGAATATGAATATCTTGATTATATTATCTTTATCAACTTTAAAAATCCCAGTTAATAAAAATGACTAGTAGACAACTATTCAAAAGGCTATCCCCATCTTATTTCTACGCAAAGATGAAGATGAGAAGAGACCGAAGAGTAAAGGTTGAATTTTACCTAAACGAAGTAGCAAATCAAGATGATAAGCCTCCGTGCCTGTCTTGATTGGTGCGGCCGTGTCGAACGCGTAGACCGCAAacgtatgaaataatgaatcaaGATGGACAGACGGCGAGCCTCAGATCTGGCATCCAGAGCAGAGTAGAGGCGGCAGGATCACCATCACCGCATCACGCCACCACGGCGTCAGGCGGCATGCGttgactcaggccttgtttagttccgaaaagtgaaaagttttcagtactgtagcattttcgtttgtttgtgacaaatattatccaattatggactatctaggattaaaagattcgtctcgtgatttacagctaacctgtataattagtttttgttttcgtctatatttaatgtttcatgtatgtgccacaagattcgatgtgacggaaaatcttgaaaactttttggttttcaaggtgaactaaacaaggcctcagaaaAAGCCGAAAAGGAAAGTACGAAACGTTGGTGCCTAGGTGTACGTATTGCCCTATTCTTTCTTACCTACAGAATCCGGCGGATTCGACCACTAGAAGCAGCATCCACGTCACCTCAATTAATTTCCTCCATtggggccgtgtttagttcccgaaccaaaaaatttcgcgacactgtagcactttcgtttgtttgtggtaattattgtccaactatagactaactaggctcaaaagattcgtctcgtaaatttcgaccaaactgtgtaattaatttttattttcatctatatttaatattccatacatgcgtctaaagattcgatgtgatggagaatcttgaaaaattttgggtttttatgtggaagtaaacaaggcctggatgTTTGATCGTCGGGTCGTCGTTGCTTGGAGCGGCTTCTTTCCGGAGCAGCTTCCCGCGCTTCTTGTGAACTTCTCTGCTCTGTTTTTGTTTGGCTTTCTTCGGCTTCTCACGAATCCACACAGATAAATATATACTCCAGCTTCTGCTTTTACCTCTCTTCTCCATCCGGATGCTTCCCGACCCCGACGCCTCTCTTCCCACGGGCATCGCCTCCACCAGGTATATATAACTTTTTACCATTATTAAGTTTAGCATCTCTCCAAATACCAACTTAAAATGGTaaatacatttttaccatcagAACCACGAATTCGATACAAATATACCATATTTGCCTTGGTGGCAGTCCACATCACCTGGCCAACATGGAGACTGAAGGGGAAAAGACCTCCCTGCCCCTGGCGCCTTGCTCTCCCTTTCTCTCAGCTCAGGACACACATAATCAGCACTGcactatatttttttatattttcagcaAACACAAGATCAGATAAATGATCACACATAATGAATAAATTAACACATATAAATAATCACATATTATATTCACCACTGCAGTGCTGATTGTGCGATCATTTATCTGATAATATTCACATATAATATTCAGCAAACACAAGATCCGATATATGTGCGATCATTTATCTGAACTTGTGTTTgctgaaaatatgaaaaaaaaaacacactgCAGTGCTGCGTCCTAAGCTGAGAGAAAAGGAAAGCAAAGCGCTAGGGGTAGGAATGTCTTTTCCCCTTCACTTTCCACGCTGGCCAGCTGATGTGGACTGCCACCAAAGCAAATATGGTATATTTGTATCGAATTCGTAGTTCTGGTGGTAAAAATGTATTTACCATTTTAAAGTTGGTATTTGGAGAGGTGCCATACTTAATAATGGTAAAAAGTTATATATCCCCCTCCACCACGTCCCCCCACCTTCTcatcctccctctccctctctgccTCCTCTCCCCCAGTCCCCCGACGTCAACGACGGCAGCACAGCGGCCTCGATGCGGCAGCCTCGGCGTGCGCGGCCCCTAGCGCGGCGACCGTACAGCCCGACGCAGTGGGTGGCCGCACCTGGCCGTGGGTGCGAACGCCCCCTCCTCGGCGACGCGACCGAGCCCCGCCGGTGGCTGCCGGCGTGGCTGGCTCCCCAACACCGCTTCCTCCCCCTACTCCACGTGCGGTCTTGTGCTACAGGAAACCCTAGAGGTCGCGAGCGCCCAACGGCGACCCTGCCCCTagctcctctctctccctctgtgTGCCCCTATGGCTGGAACCGTTGTCTCCTCGCCGGATCCAGCCCCATAACAGAGAGACGCGGACACGCTCCTCATCCAGGTCTGTGCCTTGCTTTTTGTTTGTTGATATTGATCCGAAGGTCATCGCTGCCCCAAtgtgaatttttttatttttagtccaAATTTGAAACAAATTTTGAATTTAACCCGCTTTAGAAAGTATTTTCAGAAAtaggccgtttggccccgccaccatACATGGCGGGACAAATTTACAGTACCCCGCCATGGCGGCGGGGTAGGGCAGCCACGTGGCACCCGGCTGGCGGGGCTGGCTTACGTGGACCCCGCCACCGGACATGGCGGGTTAGGACAACCCCGCCGCGCATCATGGCGAGGTGCCCGAGAAAAGGACCCGCCCTTTCTGTCGAACCCCCAGCCCCCGCCCTTCCTGTCTaatttcaaataaatttattaaaaatttaaatttaaatatctatttaatgatattaattttatattatacatattaatattttaaatatatatgtAATGAAAGTTATTTTTCGAGAAGTAAAAATAATAGATTTAGAAACAGAAACACAGCACAGATGATatgaggccctgtttagttccctacccaaaattttttcatccatcccat
This window of the Sorghum bicolor cultivar BTx623 chromosome 7, Sorghum_bicolor_NCBIv3, whole genome shotgun sequence genome carries:
- the LOC8064044 gene encoding uncharacterized protein LOC8064044, coding for MSVEILDGSTVRSFVEDEGAFNSSVDGRFAALDADHDGLLTYAEMAGELMSLRVLEKHFGVDEAAVAPDELAGLYRSLFARFDRDGSGMVDRHEFRAEMKEVMLAVANGLGFLPVQMVVEEGSFLKVAVDRELGQLAKAA
- the LOC8055196 gene encoding serine--glyoxylate aminotransferase: MADYVYGPGRNHLFVPGPVNIPDPVIRAMNRQNEDYRSPAIPALTKVLLEDVKRIFKTTTGTPFLIPTTGTGAWESALTNTLSPGDRIVSFLIGQFSLLWIDQQQRLGFDVDVVESDWGHGADLDALERKLRDDTLHTIKAVAIVHNETATGVTNDLAAVRTLLDAYAHPALLLVDGVSSICALDFRMDEWGVDVALTGSQKALSMPTGMGIVCASSKALEASKAARSVRVFFDWKDYLRFYEMGTYWPYTPSIQLLYGLRTALDLIFEEGLDNVVKRHNRLGTATRFAVEAWGLKNCCQKEECFSDTVTAVVVPPYIDSAEIVKHAWKRYNLSLGLGLNKVAGKVFRIGHLGNLNELQLLGCLSGVEMVLKDVGYPVKLGSGVAAAAAYLSNSTPLIPSRI